The sequence ATAATGAATCCGACCATCACGCCTGCCGTGCCGGAATGGGAATGCTCGCCGAGATGCGCTTCGGGGATCAGTTCTTCAACGACAACATAGATCATCGCGCCTGCCGCAAAAGCAAGCAGCCATGGCATGATTCCTGTAATGGAACCGATTAAAAGCACGCCGATTACGGCGGCGACCGGTTCGACGGCGCCCGAAAGGGTACCCCATAAAAAAGCTTTGCCGCGCGAGAGTCCTTCCTGCCGGAGCGGAAGAGAAATCGCCGCGCCCTCGGGAATGTTTTGCAGGGCGATACCAATAGCAAGCGCGATAGCCGAAGCAAGCGTGACGGCGTCGCCGCCTGAATTCGCGGCAATGGCAAACGCAAGTCCCACGGCAAGCCCTTCGGGAATATTGTGAAGCGTAACCGCAAAGACGAGCATGGTGCGTTTACCGAGATGGGAGCGCAGGCCTTCCGGTTTATCGCTGCCCGGATGCTGGTGCGGAATCAGATGGTCGAGCGCAAACAAAAACAAACCGCCGATAGCAAAACCGCCGGCAGCGGGAATCCAGCCGATTACGCCCTGCTCCTCCGCCATATCGATGGCAGGAATAAGCAGCGACCATACAGAAGCGGCGATCATCACGCCTGCCGCAAAGCCCAAAAAGACGCGCTGCATTTTTTGATTGATTTCACCACGGAAAAAGAAAACGAACGCGGATCCAAGCGTTGTTGCCGCGAATGTGACAAGCGTTCCCACAAGCGCGAGCCATACGGGATTCATTTCAGTCCACATAACGGTTCCCCCTCACCATAAAGTTTTCCTTTCATAAATAAGCAAAAAAGCAGCCGGCCAAACAATTTTCATACCGCCGATATGCGGTAAAACAGCGCCGCGACAGGCAGCACATGGGCGGGCTGGCGTTAACCGTTATAACGCATGGTGTGCAGAGGATACACCCTGGTAATGCGCGCAGGGATACCGGCCTTATTCATCAACTGCACAAACCGCCTACATACACTGGTGTCTGCAAAACGCTGGGCAACGCTCATTACAAGCTCGCCCTTATACGAAAGGAGAGCCATAGTGAACGGATTTTGCGCGGTGGGCAGGCATGGGCAAATCTCCTTTATATGTTCTTCCATACAGGCGGGAAGCGAGAAATTTCCCATGTTGGTGATAACGTATGTCGTCTGGGAAGAGGCTGCCGTGATCGAACGGTTCATGATGGCGCGTTTTTCTTCCACGGAAATTTCCGCGTCCAAAAGCGCAAGGGTATCGAGCGCGCTTTTTTTGGCGTCATGCGCCAGCTCGCGCGCCTGTGTCTGAAAATCAAGCAGGCCCTTGGAGATCTCAAGGATTTGGTCAAACCGCAAATCGCACATTTTTTTGTCGTAAGGGATACCGGCGCAGGAGATGAAATTGCGTGTCGTCTTGCTGGGGAAATACGGCCGCATATTGACCGGAATGGCAGCAATGATCGGCTTTTCATACGGGGTATCCGCGCAATATTGCTCGTATAGCGCATGTGAAAACAGGGGGCATATAAATGTAACCGGACTTGAATGGTATTGTTTTGTGGCGCCGCGCAAATCGCTGAATGGGAGACGAATCTGCACGACCGTATCGGCAGGGTCGTCTACGGATACTGCCGTCGTTTTCGACGGGAAGCCCCAATTGTTCGAGGTAATGGTAAAGCACGGATTTGATAAATATCAGAAAGCCCATGCCGTCGCCGAGCGCATGAAAGAAATCGAAGAATATTTCCTTACTATTATAAGAGATACAGAACAGGTAACCGTTCGTATCTTCCGTACCCATATTGCGCACCGTGCCGCCGCAGTTATGAAACACCAGCGACGGGGAGGTAAGAGGCACAAAATAATAATAGTATTGATCGCGTCCGACGCCTACCGCCATCTGCGGAAAACGCTTAAGCGTAACGGATACCGCCTCTTTGAGAGCCGCTTCGTCTATATTGCGGCTGAGCTTGACGGCAAAGCGCGGGACGCAGCCGCAGGTAAGGTGACTGCCGTAAAGGTAGGTCTTGCCATTGGTATCGATGGTAAGAGCTGCGTTTGTTTTATCCATTCTTTATATATTAACTCCTGATTTTAAAAAATTCCGAGACGAGGCGCCAAACCCCGTTTTTCTTATTGTAACATCAGGGTAAGCAGGCAGACAATAAAAAAATACCATGTTTGCAGAATATTTAAAAATGAAAATCCCATATCTTGTGCCCGTTTTTCAGTGAAAACACAATTTTCCGTTTTTTGGAAAAAACGTGAAAAAAGTTCGGAAAAATGCTTGAAATCAAGGTTTTTATGTTGTATAATCTAGTACGTTGCGCTATGTGCGCACATTTTGGGTTGATGCGAGAGGTTACCGAACAGCCATCGGATAGTTCCCGCTGACAAGCGTCCGGACAGGATTCGGGCGACTCCAAAAGAGAGCAGAAGCAGTAGTTTTCTGCTCCAAAAAAGCAAAGCGATACACACGGCTATGTGTATCGGCGGCAGCGGCCCGAAGAGCCGCAGACTAAAGGAGGATAAACAAATGGCAAGCCAGAGAATCAGAATCAAACTGAAAGCTTATGACCACAATCTGATCGACCAGAGCGCTCAGAGAATCGTGGACACGGCAAAACGTACAGGCGCTAAGATTTCAGGCCCTGTGCCGCTCCCGACGAGCAAAGAGATCATTACGATCCTGCGCGCGACGCACAAATACAAAGATTCCAGAGAACAATTTGAAATCAAAACACACAAACGCTTGATAGATATACTCGAAGCAAACGCTAAGACAACAGATGCGCTCATGCGTCTTGATCTGCCTGCAGGCGTAGACATCGAAATCAAACTGTAAAACAAGCGATAAGACGGAGGAAAGAATATGAAAGCTATACTGGGTGAAAAGATCGGTATGACTCAGATCTTCACAGAAGACGGCAGAGTCGTTCCCGTAACAGTAGTGAAAGCCGGACCTTGCGTTATCGTTCAGAAGAAAACGGTAGAGACAGACGGTTACAACGCACTGCAATTAGGATTTGGCGACATCAAGGAAAAGAATGTCAACAAGCCGAAGAAAGGCCATTTCAGCAAAGTGAAAGCGGTGCCTACGCGTTACCTGCGTGAATTCCGCAGCGCGGAAGCGTCCGAGCTGGAAGTAGGCGCGGAAATCAAAGCGGATGCTTTTGAAGCGGGCGAGAAAATCGACGTTTCGGGCATTTCCAAGGGAAAAGGCTTCCTCGGGGTCATCGCACGCTGGGGCCAGCACAGAGGACCTATGAGCCACGGCAGCCGTTACCACAGACGCCCCGGTTCGATGGGCGCGTGCGCGTCTCCTGCGAAAGTCATGAAAGGCAAGCGTCTCCCGGGACGCGGCGGCTTTGACAAAGTGACGATCCAGAACTTGGAAGTGGTCAAGGTGGACGCAGACAAAAACCTGATATTAGTCAAGGGCGCAATCCCCGGTGCAAAGGGCGGCCTTGTAACAATCAAAAAAAGCGTGAAATCGCTTTAAGACCGCTTAAGAAGGAGGAAAGCAATTATGCCAAACGTATCAGTTTATAAAACCGACGGCAAAGAAGCTGGTAAAATGCAAATCAGCGATAAAGTCTTCGGCGTAGAAATAAATAAAGCAGTGATGCACGACGCGGTCATTGCGCACCTGGCAAACAAGAGGCAGGGCACACAATCCGCGCTTACGCGCAGCGAAGTGCGCGGCGGCGGTATCAAGCCTTTCAGGCAGAAAGGTACGGGGCGCGCCCGCCAGGGCACGATCCGCGCACCTCAAATGACGCACGGCGGGATCGTGTTCGCGCCCAAGCCGAGAAGCTATGACAAAAAGCTCAACAAAAAGGTACGCGCGCTCGCGCTTTGCAGCGCACTTTCCCAAAAGGTTGCAGACAAAGACCTGATCGTGATGGAAGACCTCAAGATGAGCGCTCCCAAAACGAAAGAAATGGTTGCAATCTTAGGAAACCTGAAAGCGGAAAAAGCGCTGATCGTAACGAACGGCAAGGACGAGGACGTTGTGCGCGCCGCAGCGAACATCCAGGGCGTGAAAACGACAATGGCGGATACGCTGAGCGTTTACGATATCTTAAAGTATGACAAGTTCATTATCACCAAAGATGCGGTGAAAGCGATCGAGGAGGTGTACGCATAATGAAAGATATGCATGATATTATCATTAAGCCCATCCTTTCAGAGAAAAGCTACGACCTGATCCCCAAGAAAACCTACACATTTTTGGTGGAAAAGGGAGCCAATAAAACGCAGATCAAAGCTGCGGTAGAAGAAATCTTTGAGGTGAAGGTGAAATCCATCACGACTTCGCGCAAAGAAGGCAAGCTGAAAAGACAGGGACGCACGGAGGGCAGAAGGCCCGAAACGAAAAAAGCTTATGTGACGCTCAAAGAAGATTCCAAGCCAATCGAGTTCTTCGAGAGCATGGCACAGTAAGCGGTTAGGGAGGTTACTTATCTATGGCTATTAAGAAATACAACCCGACTTCTCCGGGCAGAAGATTCATGTCGGTTTCGGCTTTTGAAGAAATCACATCGACGACTCCGGAAAAATCGCTGCTCGTCTCGCTGAAAAAATCCGGCGGCAGAAACGTACATGGCAGGATCACCGTCCGCCACGTGGGCGGCGGCGCGAAGAGGAAATACAGGATCATCGATTTCAAGCGCGACAAGGACGGTATTCCGGCTAAGGTCGCGACCATCGAATACGATCCGAACAGAAGCGCAAACATCGCTCTCCTTCATTACATGGACGGCGAAAAGAGATACATTATCGCTCCGGTTGGCCTTAAAGTAGGAGACAAGGTTGTCTCCGGCGCAGATGCGGACATTAAACCCGGCAACGCACTGCCGCTTGCATCCATTCCGGTCGGCACGATGATCCACAACGTGGAAATGAAGCCAGGCAAGGGCGCGCAGCTCGTGCGGAGCGCGGGCAACGCGGCGCAGCTTATGGCCAAGGAAGGCGCGTATGCGCAGGTAAGACTTCCTTCCGGTGAAGTCAGAATGATTCCTGTGGTAGCGAAAGCGACGATCGGCCAGGTCGGCAATATGGATCAGGAAAACATCAACATCGGTAAGGCGGGAAGAAAACGTCATATGGGTGTCCGCCCGACAGTACGCGGCAGCGTTATGAACCCGAACGATCATCCCCACGGCGGTGGTGAGGGTAAAGCGCCTGTCGGACGTCCGGGTCCTGTAACGCCATGGGGCAAGCCTGCTCTTGGTTACAAGACGCGTAAGAAGAAAAACCCGACGAACAAATTTATCGTAAAACGCAGAAACGCTAAATAATTGAAGGAGTGAATTTGCAGATATGAGTAGGTCAGTAAAAAAAGGACCATTTATAAATGAAAAACTTCTGGCACGTATCGTAGAGATGAATGATAAGAACGAAAAGAAAGTGCTGAAGACATGGTCGCGTCCGTCGACGATCTTTCCGGAAATGGTAGGACATACGATCGGCGTACATGACGGCAGAAAATTTGTTCCCGTTTATGTAACGGAGGACATGGTTGGTCACAAATTAGGCGAATTTGCCCCGACAAGGACTTACAGGGGTCACGCAGGCGAGAAATCGTCCAAATAACCGAGAAGGAGGCTAAGCTTTATGGCTACGAGACAAAGAGAAAAAGCCGCAAAACGGCAAGAAGAAAAAGATAGAAGACCGCAGGCCATTGCAAGGTACGTTCGCATTTCCTCCCGCAAGGTTAAGGCTGTGATCGACCTCATCAGGGGACTTAGCGTGGCGGATGCAAAGGCAGTTTTGATGAATACGCCCAATGGTGCCACAGAGCCTGTAGGAAAGCTTCTGAATTCCGCAATCGCAAATGCGGAAAACAACATGAATATTTCGGCAGATACGCTGTATGTTGCAGAAGTCTTTGCTGATCAGGGCCCGACGCTCAAACGGTTTCGGCCGCGCGCGCAGGGCAGGGCGACTCGGATTCGCAAGCGGACGAGTCACATCACAATTATCTTGGATCAGGTCAAATAAGGAGGTACACGATGGGTCAAAAAGTACATCCCCATGGTTTTAGGGTTGGTATCATCAAAGACTGGGATGCCAGATGGACGGCGAAAAAGTCCAAATTTGCGGATTATATCGTTGAAGATGATAAGATCAGAAAATTCTTAAAAAAGAAATTATATGCTGCCGGAATTTCGAAGATCGAAATTGAAAGGGCGGCGCAGAAAGTTTCCGTTAATATCTTTACCGGCAAGCCCGGTATCGTGATCGGAAAAGGCGGCACAGGCGTGGAAGTATTGAAGCAGGACCTTTTGAAGCTGACGGGCAATCCTGTAGTCGTAAACATCATCGAAGTAAAGAGAGTAGACGTGGATGCGCAGCTCGTGGCGGAAAATGTTGCCCAGCAGCTTGAAAAACGTATCTCTTTCCGGCGTGCGATGAAGCAGTCCATCGGCAGGACGATGAAAGCCGGTGCGAAAGGTATCAAAATCATGTGCTCAGGCAGGCTGGGCGGCGCTGAAATCGCAAGGGTAGAGCAGTATCATGAGGGTTCGATCCCACTGCAGACGATTCGCGCGGACATCGATTACGGTTTTGCGGAAGCGAACACAACTTACGGCAAGATCGGCGTAAAGGTGTGGATTTATAAGGGCGAGATTCTTGGAAACCCGCTGAAGGACAGAGCAAAACCTTCGAACGTGGAAGGAGGCAAAAAAAATGTTAATGCCAAAAAGGGTTAAGCGCAGAAGACAGTTCAGAGGACGCATGAAGGGCAAAGCGCTTCGTGGAAATACGATTTCTTACGGCGATTACGGTTTGGTGGCACAAGAGCCAGGCTGGATCAAAAGCAACCAGATCGAGGCTGCCCGTGTCGCTATGACAAGATATATCAAGAGGGGCGGACAGGTTTGGATCAAAATCTTCCCGCACAAGCCGGTTACTGAAAAACCCGCTGAAACACGTATGGGTAGCGGTAAAGGTTCTCCGGAATACTGGGTCGCAGTCGTAAAGCCGGGCAGGGTGATGTTCGAGCTTGCAGGCGTATCAGAAGAAGTTGCACGGGCGGCGCTTTCGCGTGCTGCGCACAAGCTGCCGATCAAGTGCAAATTTGCGATCAAGCAGACAAATAACGAAGCAGGTGGTGAGCAGGATGAAGGCTAAGGATATACGTGAACTCAATAAAGACGAGCTAAGCGCGAAGCTGAATGATCTGAAATCGGAATTTTTCAACCTGCGGTTCCAGCTCGCGACAGGACAATTAAACAATCCTTCCAGCATCAAAAATGTCAAGAAGGACATCGCGAGAGTAAAGACCATTCTTAAGGAAATGGAATTAAACCAGAAGGTTGCCGAGTAAGTAGTTAAGGAGGACGTCTTCAATGAGTGAAGAGACAAGAGGTTACCGTAAAGAGAGAGTCGGTACGGTAGTAAGCGATAAAATGGACAAGACGATTGTCGTTGCAATAAAAAGCAGAAAAACGCATCCCTTGTATGGAAAGACCATCAACTACACCAATAAGCTGAAAGCGCATGATGAGAATAACGAATGCGGCGTCGGCGATACGGTTCGTGTGATGGAAACGAGACCGCTTTCAAAGGACAAGAGATGGAGATTGGTTCAGATTATAGAAAAGGCGAAATAAGCTTTTCTCTTAATTAAGGAGGAGTCAGAATGATACAGCCAGAGACACGCTTAAAGGTTGCAGACAATTCAGGCGCAAAAGTGATCCAATGCATTCGCGTAATGGGCGGCAGTGTTAAAAAAACGGCGAACATTGGGGATGTGATCATTGCATCTGTAAAGACAGCGACACCGGGCGGCGTTGTAAAGAAAAAAGACGTGGTAAAGGCCGTCATCGTTCGTTCCGTCAGCGGAACGAGAAGACCGGACGGTTCTCACATAAAATTTGATGAAAATGCAGCAGTTATTATTGATGCCAATAAACAGCCGAAAGGCACCCGTATTTTCGGGCCTGTTGCAAGAGAGCTTCGCGACCGCGATTACATGAAGATCGTTTCGCTTGCTCCGGAAGTTCTGTAAGGGGGATAAACGCATGAATACACTGAATATCAAAAAAGGTGATACGGCGGTTGTCATCTCCGGTAAAGAAAAAGGTAAGGAAGCAAAGGTCCTGCGCGTGATTCCCGACAAAAACCGCGTAATTCTGGAAAAGGTCAATATGCTCACAAAGCATAAAAAGCCGAAGAACCAGACTACGCCAGGCGGAATCATCAAGCAGGAAGGCCCGATCGACGCTTCCAACGTTATGGTCGTTTGCCCGAAGTGCTCCAAGGCGACGAGGGTCGGCCATGAGGTGAAGAACGGCGAAAAGGTCCGCGTTTGCAAAAAATGCGGCGCACAACTGTAGAGTGAAGGGAGGTTTTATCTGATATGCCTAGATTAAAAGATACATATAAAGCGGACATCGTTCCCGCTATGATGCAGAAATTTGAATACAAAAACATCAATCAGGTTCCCAGACTCGAAAAAGTTGTGATCAACTTAGGATTGGGAGAAGCAAAAGATAACCCGAAAGTCCTTGACTCCGCAGTGGAAGACTTAACGGTTATTTCCGGACAGAAACCGGTTGTTACGGTGGCAAAAAAATCCGTCGCTAACTTCAAGGTTCGTGAGGGAATGAAAATCGGCGCAAAAGTGACTTTAAGAGGCGACCGGATGTACGAATTTATCGATAAGCTGATTAGCATCGCTATTCCGCGCGTTCGTGACTTCCGTGGCCTTTCTCCGAAATCTTTTGACGGCAGAGGCAATTTCGCTATGGGCTTCAAAGAACAGCTCGTGTTTCCGGAAATCGAATACGATAAGGTAGACGCGATCCGCGGTATGGACATCATCGTAGTGACTACGGCGGAAACGGACGAAGAAGCTAGGGAACTGCTTACCCAGATGGGTATGCCGTTTGCTCACTAAGGAGGAGAACAATGGCGAAGAAAAGCATGATTATTAAACAGCAGAGAGGCTCCAAATTCTCTACGCGCAATTATACGAGATGCCGTATTTGCGGGAGACCTCACGCTGTTCTGAAAAAATACGGCATTTGCCGTGTTTGCTTTCGCGAGCTTGCATACCGTGGTCAGATCCCCGGTGTGAAAAAAGCAAGCTGGTAATCTTTTAGGAAGGTAAAGGAGGAAAACACATGCCGGTTACAGATTCTGTAGCAGATATGCTAACACGCATCCGCAATGGCCTCATCGCAAAACACGATATGGTCGACGTACCTGCTTCCAATATGAAAAAAGCGATTGGACAGATTTTGCTGGAAGAAGGCTACATCAAAGGCTGCGAATTTATAGATGACGGCGTGCAGGGCACGCTGAGAATTAAACTGAAATACGGCCCCAATGGCGAAAAAGTCATTACTGGGCTTAAGAAAATCTCCAAGCCCGGTTTGCGCGTTTATGCAAGACACGATAAATTGCCGCGCGTTTTAAACGGACTTGGTATCGCTATCATCTCTACGTCGAAAGGTATTATCACGGACGCGCAGGCGCGC comes from Christensenellaceae bacterium and encodes:
- a CDS encoding zinc transporter, which codes for MWTEMNPVWLALVGTLVTFAATTLGSAFVFFFRGEINQKMQRVFLGFAAGVMIAASVWSLLIPAIDMAEEQGVIGWIPAAGGFAIGGLFLFALDHLIPHQHPGSDKPEGLRSHLGKRTMLVFAVTLHNIPEGLAVGLAFAIAANSGGDAVTLASAIALAIGIALQNIPEGAAISLPLRQEGLSRGKAFLWGTLSGAVEPVAAVIGVLLIGSITGIMPWLLAFAAGAMIYVVVEELIPEAHLGEHSHSGTAGVMVGFIIMMILDVALG
- the rpsJ gene encoding 30S ribosomal protein S10 — translated: MASQRIRIKLKAYDHNLIDQSAQRIVDTAKRTGAKISGPVPLPTSKEIITILRATHKYKDSREQFEIKTHKRLIDILEANAKTTDALMRLDLPAGVDIEIKL
- the rplC gene encoding 50S ribosomal protein L3 yields the protein MKAILGEKIGMTQIFTEDGRVVPVTVVKAGPCVIVQKKTVETDGYNALQLGFGDIKEKNVNKPKKGHFSKVKAVPTRYLREFRSAEASELEVGAEIKADAFEAGEKIDVSGISKGKGFLGVIARWGQHRGPMSHGSRYHRRPGSMGACASPAKVMKGKRLPGRGGFDKVTIQNLEVVKVDADKNLILVKGAIPGAKGGLVTIKKSVKSL
- the rplD gene encoding 50S ribosomal protein L4, with product MPNVSVYKTDGKEAGKMQISDKVFGVEINKAVMHDAVIAHLANKRQGTQSALTRSEVRGGGIKPFRQKGTGRARQGTIRAPQMTHGGIVFAPKPRSYDKKLNKKVRALALCSALSQKVADKDLIVMEDLKMSAPKTKEMVAILGNLKAEKALIVTNGKDEDVVRAAANIQGVKTTMADTLSVYDILKYDKFIITKDAVKAIEEVYA
- the rplW gene encoding 50S ribosomal protein L23; the protein is MKDMHDIIIKPILSEKSYDLIPKKTYTFLVEKGANKTQIKAAVEEIFEVKVKSITTSRKEGKLKRQGRTEGRRPETKKAYVTLKEDSKPIEFFESMAQ
- the rplB gene encoding 50S ribosomal protein L2, with product MAIKKYNPTSPGRRFMSVSAFEEITSTTPEKSLLVSLKKSGGRNVHGRITVRHVGGGAKRKYRIIDFKRDKDGIPAKVATIEYDPNRSANIALLHYMDGEKRYIIAPVGLKVGDKVVSGADADIKPGNALPLASIPVGTMIHNVEMKPGKGAQLVRSAGNAAQLMAKEGAYAQVRLPSGEVRMIPVVAKATIGQVGNMDQENINIGKAGRKRHMGVRPTVRGSVMNPNDHPHGGGEGKAPVGRPGPVTPWGKPALGYKTRKKKNPTNKFIVKRRNAK
- a CDS encoding 30S ribosomal protein S19, with the protein product MSRSVKKGPFINEKLLARIVEMNDKNEKKVLKTWSRPSTIFPEMVGHTIGVHDGRKFVPVYVTEDMVGHKLGEFAPTRTYRGHAGEKSSK
- a CDS encoding 50S ribosomal protein L22 translates to MATRQREKAAKRQEEKDRRPQAIARYVRISSRKVKAVIDLIRGLSVADAKAVLMNTPNGATEPVGKLLNSAIANAENNMNISADTLYVAEVFADQGPTLKRFRPRAQGRATRIRKRTSHITIILDQVK
- the rpsC gene encoding 30S ribosomal protein S3, yielding MGQKVHPHGFRVGIIKDWDARWTAKKSKFADYIVEDDKIRKFLKKKLYAAGISKIEIERAAQKVSVNIFTGKPGIVIGKGGTGVEVLKQDLLKLTGNPVVVNIIEVKRVDVDAQLVAENVAQQLEKRISFRRAMKQSIGRTMKAGAKGIKIMCSGRLGGAEIARVEQYHEGSIPLQTIRADIDYGFAEANTTYGKIGVKVWIYKGEILGNPLKDRAKPSNVEGGKKNVNAKKG
- the rplP gene encoding 50S ribosomal protein L16; translated protein: MLMPKRVKRRRQFRGRMKGKALRGNTISYGDYGLVAQEPGWIKSNQIEAARVAMTRYIKRGGQVWIKIFPHKPVTEKPAETRMGSGKGSPEYWVAVVKPGRVMFELAGVSEEVARAALSRAAHKLPIKCKFAIKQTNNEAGGEQDEG
- the rpmC gene encoding 50S ribosomal protein L29, whose amino-acid sequence is MKAKDIRELNKDELSAKLNDLKSEFFNLRFQLATGQLNNPSSIKNVKKDIARVKTILKEMELNQKVAE
- the rpsQ gene encoding 30S ribosomal protein S17, yielding MSEETRGYRKERVGTVVSDKMDKTIVVAIKSRKTHPLYGKTINYTNKLKAHDENNECGVGDTVRVMETRPLSKDKRWRLVQIIEKAK
- the rplN gene encoding 50S ribosomal protein L14 — encoded protein: MIQPETRLKVADNSGAKVIQCIRVMGGSVKKTANIGDVIIASVKTATPGGVVKKKDVVKAVIVRSVSGTRRPDGSHIKFDENAAVIIDANKQPKGTRIFGPVARELRDRDYMKIVSLAPEVL
- the rplX gene encoding 50S ribosomal protein L24; amino-acid sequence: MNTLNIKKGDTAVVISGKEKGKEAKVLRVIPDKNRVILEKVNMLTKHKKPKNQTTPGGIIKQEGPIDASNVMVVCPKCSKATRVGHEVKNGEKVRVCKKCGAQL
- the rplE gene encoding 50S ribosomal protein L5 — translated: MPRLKDTYKADIVPAMMQKFEYKNINQVPRLEKVVINLGLGEAKDNPKVLDSAVEDLTVISGQKPVVTVAKKSVANFKVREGMKIGAKVTLRGDRMYEFIDKLISIAIPRVRDFRGLSPKSFDGRGNFAMGFKEQLVFPEIEYDKVDAIRGMDIIVVTTAETDEEARELLTQMGMPFAH
- the rpsZ gene encoding 30S ribosomal protein S14 type Z, producing MAKKSMIIKQQRGSKFSTRNYTRCRICGRPHAVLKKYGICRVCFRELAYRGQIPGVKKASW
- the rpsH gene encoding 30S ribosomal protein S8; translation: MPVTDSVADMLTRIRNGLIAKHDMVDVPASNMKKAIGQILLEEGYIKGCEFIDDGVQGTLRIKLKYGPNGEKVITGLKKISKPGLRVYARHDKLPRVLNGLGIAIISTSKGIITDAQARREAVGGEVIAYIW